tcatcaaatgaagatagtggggatagttcttcatcctctccttctgtgtcaataccagttatgcccgcgcaggcgacccctagtacatctagcacgccaatgcttgttactatgcaacaattaacggcagtaatggataattccatagctaatattttatccaaaatgccagcatttcaaagaaagcgtgattgcttagttttaaatacagtggagcaagaaggcgcagacgataatttatctgtcataccctcacaccagtcagaagtggcagtgagggagggtttgtcggagggagaactttctgattcaggtagaatttctcaacaggcagaacctgatgttgtgacgtttaaatttaagttagagcatctctgcgcattacttaaggaggtgctaactacactggatgattgtgactctttggtcattccagaaaaattgtgcaagatggacaaattcctagaggtcccggtgcccccgatgcctttccgatacctaaaagggtggcggacatagtgaataaggagtgggagaaaccaggcataccttttgtcccacctcctatatttaagaaactgttccccatggtcgacccaaggaaggacatatggcaaacagtccctaaggttgagggggcagtttctacgctagccaaacgcacgactattcccattgaggacaattgtgctttcaaagatcctatggataaaaaattggagggtttgcttaaaaagatttttgttcagcaaggttacctcctccaaccaatttcgtgcattattcctgtcactacggcggcgtgtttctggttcgaggaactagaaaagtcgctcaatacggagactccatatgaggaagtcatggacagaattcatgcacttaagttagctaattcctttattttagatgctgctttgcaattagcgagattagcggcgaaaaattcagggtttgcaattgtggcgcgcagagcgctctggctaaagtcttggtcggcggacgtatcttccaagacaaaattgcttaatattcctttcaaaggtaagaccctttttgggccagaattgaaggaaattatttcagacatcactgggggaaagggccatgccctcccacaggataggccttttaaggctaagaataagtccaattttcgttcctttcgtaacttcaggaacggaccgtctcctaactctgcagcctctagacaagagggtaacgcttcccaggctaagccagcttggaaaccaatgcaaggctggaacaagggtaaacaggccaagaagcctgctgctgctaccaagacagcatgaaggggtagcccccgatccgggaccggatctagtagggggcagactctctctctttgctcaggcttgggcaagagatgttccggatccctgggcactagaaatagtctctcagggttatcttctagaattcaaggaacttcctccaaggggaaggttccacatgtctcgcttatcttcagacaagataaagagacaggcattcttacattgcataggagacctgctaaagatgggagtgatacacccagttccaacagaggaacaaggtcaggggttttactcaaacctgtttgtagttccaaaaaaagagggaactttcagaccaattctggatttaaaaattctaaacaaattcctcagagttccatcattcaaaatggaaaccattcgaacaatttaacCTACAatccagtagggtcaatatatgactaccgtggatttaaaggatgcgtatctacacattcctatccacaaagatcatcatcagttcctaaggttcgcctttctgaacaaacattaccagttcgtggctcttccgttcggtttagccactgctcccagaattttcacaaaggtgctagggtcccttctagcggttctaagacctaggggcattgcagtggcaccttatctagacgacattctaattcaagcgtcgtctctttccaaggcaaaggctcatacagacattgttctagcctttctcagatctcacgggtggaaggtgaacgtagaaaagagttccctgtctccgtcaacaagagttccctttttgggaacaataatagattctttagaaatgaagatcttcctgacagaggtcagaaagtcaaagcttctaaacgcttgtcaagttcttcactctattctgcaggcttccatagctcagtgcatggacgtagtaggattgatggttgcagcaatggacatagttccttttgctcaaattcatctaagaccattacaactgtgcatgctcagtcagtggaatggggactatgtagacttgtctccccagattcaagtagaccaggtaaccagagactcactccgttggtggttgactcaggatcacctgtctcagggaatgagcttccgcagaccagagtgggtcattgtcacgaccgacgccagtctattaggctggggcgcggtctgggactccctgaaagctcagggtctatggtctcgggaagagtcccttctcccgataaagattctggaactgagagcgatattcaatgcgctccgggcttggcctcaactagcgaaggccggattcataagattccagtcggacaacatgacgactgtagcttacatcaaccatcagggagggacaaggagttccttggcgatgagagaagtatccaaaatcatcaaatgggcagaggatcactcctgccacctatctgcaattcacatcccaggagtagacaactgggtggcggattacttgagtcgtcagactttccatccgggggagtgggaactccacccggaggtctttgcccagttaactcaattatggggcattccagacatggatctgatggcgtcccgtcagaacttcaaggttccttgctacgggtctagatccagggatcccaaggcgactctagtggatgcattagtggcgccttggtcgttcaacctagcttatgtgtttccaccgtttcctctccttcccaggctcgtagccaggatcaaacaggagaaggcctctgtgattctgatagctcctgcgtggccacgcaggacttggtatgcagacctggtgaatatgtcatcggctccaccatggaagctacctttgagacaggatcttctagtacaaggtccattcgaacatccaaatctagtttctctacagctgactgcttggaaattgaacgcttgattttatccaagcgtggattttcaaattcagtgatagatactctggtccaagccagaaaacctgtgactagaaagatttaccataaaatatggaaaaaatatatctgttggtgtgaatccaagggattctcttggagtaaaattaagattcctaagattctttcctttctccaagagggtttggataaagggttgtcagcgagttctctaaaaggacagatttctgccttatctgttttgttacacaaacgtctggcagctgtgccagatgtacaagcttttgtacaggctttggtcagaatcaagcctgtttacagaccaatgactcctccttggagtctaaatttagttctttcagttcttcaaggggttccgtttgaacctttacattccatagatatcaagttactatcttggaaagttctgtttttggttgctatttcttctgctagaagagtttctgaattatctgctttgcagtgtgatccaccctatctggtgttccattcagataaggtcgttttgcgtgctaagcctggttttcttccaaaagttgtttccaacaagaattttaaccaggaaatagttgttccttctctgtgtccgaatccagtttcaaagaaggaacgtttgttacacaatttagatgtagttcgtgcgttaaagttctatttagacgcaagaaaggattttagacaaacctcatctttgtttgtcgtttactctggtaagaggagaggacaaaaagctactgctacctctctttctggctaaaaagcattatccgattggcttatgagactgccggacggcagcctcctgaacgaatcacagctcactctactagggctgtggcttccacatgggccttcaagaacgaggcttctgttgatcagatatgtaaggcagcgacttggtcttctctgcacacttttgccaaattttacaaatttgatacttatgcttcttcggaggctatttttgggagaaaggttttgcaagccgtggtgccttccgtttaggcaacctgatttgcgccctcccttcatccgtgtcctaaagctttggtattggttcccacaagtaatggatgacgccgtggaccggacacaccaatgttggagaaaacagaatttatgcttacctgataaattactttctccaacggtgtgtccggtctctatacactagtcaccacggcaccctatagtttctcctttttttctcctaaccgtcggtcgaatgactggggggcggagcctgaggaggggctatatggacagcttttgctgtgctctttgccatttcctgttggggaagagaatattcccacaagcaatggatgacgccgtggaccggacacaccgttggagaaagtaatttatcaggtaagcataaattctgttttttcgcaCACTCAGCCTGAGCAGTTAGGGAGAAACCGGATCACCAGAAATCACAGCTGATTTGCCTGTGTCTCACCTGTTTCGGTGTATTCAGCTGAGGAAACGGCGTCTCTGGAGAAATCCAAATCATCTGGATACAGTTTAAAGAAATAAAGAATTGCTGGATTCCTCttgatgaaaaataaaacaatactttATTATTCCATTAAAATACAACAGAAACTCCAACATAGGCACATAGAAAGCGCAGCAccagcttgtttttttttataccacctatgttcatagcgctgcggaacctgctggagctctacaaatacctgataaaaataatTGTCCAAGTAATACAGCTGGCTGGGGAGCTGATGATTATCCCAGAAGGTGTAGTTGACACGTGAGTGAGATTCTTCTCTATgatgaagattttatatatatattgcttagatatactacaccacctggggccattttctttgttttgttgttctAGAGTTATCCTTGTTTTAACTACAAGCACAAAAGCAGTAGTTATAATTAGTTTAGTCCATAAACTAATCTTTATATTACTGAAAGTTTCTGTGGACACAATTTTAAAAGGAATAGATATATTAGGTAGAAAAAGAACAACATTATATTAAGGTTAGTTCAGTCTTTGACTAAGTGTGAATTCTTAGAAATAGCCCCTAATGTCCAGTAAACTGTCCTTAAGCCTTAGCATGGAAAAGGTCTAGTTGTCACAGTGTCTACTACAAGTGTAGGGGACTAACTATATCAGAACAGTTTGATGCTAAAATAATTATGCAATTAATAACATTACTcccattgtgtttcttattgacaggtgaattcacaaactgcattaatcctagtcatgatcagagtgcagatgcttctttacatcttcttcatacaggagaaaagccattttcctgtcctatatgtgggaaatgttttaactgTAAAACAATTCTTCTTGCTCATCAGAAAATGcatacaggagaaaaagaattttcatgttctgattgtggGAAATGCTTTAATCAGAAATCAAATATTATtcggcatcagaaaattcataaagggGAGAAAGGATTTTCGTGTCCTGACTGTGGGAAATTTTTTAATTGGAAATCATATCTTCTTAACCATCAGAAAATGCAtgcaggagaaaaagcattttcgtgttctgactgtggaaaatgttttactcggaaatcaactcttcttttgcatcaaaaaattcatacaggggagaaagcattttcatgttctgactgtgggaaatgttttactcggaaatcaaatctcattacacatcagaaaatgcatacaggagaaaaagcattttcgtgttctgactgtggaaaatgtttcactcagaaatcaactcttcttatgcatcaaaaaattcatacgggggagaaagcattttcgtgttctgactgtggaaaatgtttcactcagaaatcaactcttcttatgcatcaaaaaattcatacgggggagaaagcattttcatgttctgactgtgggaaatgttttactttgaAATCAAATCTCattaaacatcagaaaattcatacaggggagaaagcattttcgtgttctgactgtggaaaatgcttcactcagaaatcaactcttcttaaacatcaaaaaattcatacgggggagaaagcattttcatgttctgactgtgggaaataatttactcagaaatcaactcttatgcatcaaaaaattcatacagggggGAAAAGGATttccatgttctgactgtggaaaatgttttatcctgaaatcatatcttattaggcatcagaaaattcatacaggggagaaagcatttttatattctgactgtgggaaatgttttactctgaaatcacatcTGCTTAGCCATCAGAAAACGCATACAGTAGAAAAAGCATTTTCGTGTTCTGACTGTgcgaaatgttttactcagaaatcacatcttattaggcatcagaaaactcatattaaAAGAAATCAGAGTTTAACCTCCTAAGTGCAAAGGAATAATATGGTAGTTGTCACCCACACAATACCAAATCCTGATGATGACCCCCTGGCGCATGCAGTTTTGGAGCTGTTTGAGGTCCCTTCTGCACCTCAAGCATTTATGAGGTGACcaaagggtggatttgatttaaaaattatgatttaaatcactagttcgTAAGACCAATTtaaataatgatttttatttttagaataagtttTCAGATTATTTGTTTATAGTTATACCAGGCTATTACTAAAtcagttatatatcattagatatgcatagatagatcattgaaatgaatgaaattatttggaggtgaatTATCTCCAGATTCCTTcacatttgatcaacttttcacctgt
This genomic stretch from Bombina bombina isolate aBomBom1 chromosome 4, aBomBom1.pri, whole genome shotgun sequence harbors:
- the LOC128657068 gene encoding oocyte zinc finger protein XlCOF6.1-like, whose product is MQELCDRDNEGEKDANILCNTEQAEDQGLANMPEAAKQEICDNISTGENDAKISCNMGQTEDQWLRNVQPSEQEICANISTGEFTNCINPSHDQSADASLHLLHTGEKPFSCPICGKCFNCKTILLAHQKMHTGEKEFSCSDCGKCFNQKSNIIRHQKIHKGEKGFSCPDCGKFFNWKSYLLNHQKMHAGEKAFSCSDCGKCFTRKSTLLLHQKIHTGEKAFSCSDCGKCFTRKSNLITHQKMHTGEKAFSCSDCGKCFTQKSTLLMHQKIHTGEKAFSCSDCGKCFTQKSTLLMHQKIHTGEKAFSCSDCGKCFTLKSNLIKHQKIHTGEKAFSCSDCGKCFTQKSTLLKHQKIHTGEKAFSCSDCGK